A window of the Aspergillus flavus chromosome 6, complete sequence genome harbors these coding sequences:
- a CDS encoding SGNH hydrolase-type esterase domain-containing protein: MVLPLRRLSAPRALSSLCFCLAIICLLVMLTMTAMRDTIEEETGNEMTAHGLLEPTLKVMIVGDSMSQGREGDWTWRFRIWEWFKDQGLPVDFVGPYNGTAQSDLPSLPATPSGKEESHWKSEIRTSGGYAAGVSEDFDKDHFAIWGRAVAIDKGLIYDVLAAYPTDLILLMLGFNDMAWFHTDAAGTVDSMQTFILNARATNPRLKFAIANVPQRTFISGREDLPVSTNIYNALLREAIPGWSTPDSPVQLVELHENYDCAPIACPVGYDGLHPNAKGEYQIARAFTLTLVKDLNIGVSPLSIPTMPDGPLSVSSNPQDVGSLPQEVPDMIL; the protein is encoded by the coding sequence ATGGTCCTCCCTCTGAGGCGGCTGTCAGCCCCAAGAGCTCTCTCTAGTCTCTGCTTTTGCTTGGCGATTATTTGTCTTTTGGTTATGTTGACAATGACTGCCATGAGAGACACGATCGAGGAAGAGACGGGCAATGAGATGACGGCGCACGGCCTTTTAGAGCCCACGCTCAAAGTCATGATTGTGGGTGACTCTATGTCTCAGGGCCGAGAGGGCGACTGGACCTGGCGTTTTCGCATCTGGGAGTGGTTTAAAGACCAAGGACTTCCTGTAGACTTTGTAGGGCCATATAATGGCACAGCACAGTCGGACCTGCCCTCGTTACCGGCAACCCCGTCAGGCAAGGAAGAGTCGCATTGGAAGAGCGAGATCAGAACGAGTGGGGGATACGCAGCCGGTGTGTCGGAGGACTTTGATAAGGACCATTTCGCGATTTGGGGCCGCGCCGTCGCAATAGACAAAGGACTAATATATGATGTTCTCGCCGCCTACCCTACCGACTTGATACTTCTGATGCTGGGCTTCAACGACATGGCCTGGTTTCACACCGACGCCGCAGGTACTGTGGACAGCATGCAGACATTCATTTTGAATGCCAGGGCAACTAATCCGAGACTTAAATTTGCTATCGCGAATGTTCCCCAGCGAACCTTTATCAGCGGTCGGGAAGATCTCCCCGTCAGCACCAACATATACAATGCGTTATTGCGAGAGGCGATTCCCGGATGGAGCACCCCGGATTCACCTGTCCAACTGGTCGAGCTTCACGAGAATTATGATTGCGCGCCGATAGCGTGTCCCGTGGGTTATGATGGTCTTCACCCGAATGCTAAGGGCGAATACCAGATTGCTCGTGCATTCACACTCACTCTGGTGAAAGATTTAAACATCGGGGTCTCTCCACTGTCTATCCCAACCATGCCTGACGGGCCATTGTCTGTATCATCCAACCCTCAGGATGTTGGTAGTCTTCCGCAGGAGGTACCAGATATGATACTATGA